A single genomic interval of Mycolicibacterium holsaticum DSM 44478 = JCM 12374 harbors:
- a CDS encoding MlaE family ABC transporter permease produces MARTLRGYARAHPVAAIETTGNQVILGVRCLQFLVLDIVTGRFAWKEFVRQGAFMAGSAVVPTLLVAVPIGVTLSVQFALMAGQVGATSLAGAASGLAIVRQGASLVAAVMMASAVGSAITADLGSRTMREEVDALKVMGVSVIRRLVVPRAAAAMLVAVGLTGTTCFVGFFASYLFNVYFQHGAPGSFVSTFSAFATVGDLVLALFKAVLFGLIVAVVACDKGLRTKGGPAGVANSVNAAVVESILVLMLLNVVISQVYVLMVPQHGL; encoded by the coding sequence GTGGCCAGAACATTGCGCGGCTACGCGCGCGCTCATCCGGTCGCCGCCATCGAGACCACCGGCAACCAGGTCATCCTCGGGGTGCGCTGCCTGCAGTTTCTCGTACTCGATATCGTCACCGGCCGCTTTGCCTGGAAGGAGTTCGTCCGGCAGGGCGCGTTCATGGCGGGCAGCGCTGTCGTGCCGACATTGCTGGTCGCGGTCCCGATCGGGGTGACGTTGTCCGTGCAGTTCGCGCTGATGGCGGGCCAGGTGGGGGCGACCTCGCTGGCCGGCGCCGCCAGCGGGCTGGCGATTGTGCGGCAGGGCGCCTCGCTGGTGGCCGCGGTCATGATGGCCTCCGCCGTCGGCTCGGCGATCACCGCCGATCTCGGGTCGCGCACCATGCGCGAGGAGGTCGACGCGTTGAAGGTCATGGGCGTGTCGGTGATCCGGCGCCTGGTCGTCCCGCGTGCTGCCGCGGCGATGTTGGTCGCCGTCGGGCTCACCGGCACCACGTGCTTCGTGGGCTTTTTCGCCAGCTACCTGTTCAACGTCTACTTCCAGCACGGGGCACCCGGAAGTTTCGTGAGCACGTTCTCGGCGTTCGCGACCGTCGGTGACCTGGTGCTCGCCTTGTTCAAGGCGGTCCTGTTCGGCTTGATCGTCGCGGTGGTCGCCTGCGACAAGGGTCTTCGCACCAAGGGCGGGCCTGCCGGGGTGGCGAATTCGGTCAACGCCGCGGTAGTGGAGTCGATTCTGGTGCTGATGCTGCTGAACGTGGTGATCAGCCAGGTTTACGTGCTGATGGTGCCGCAGCATGGGCTGTGA
- a CDS encoding MCE family protein, protein MQAHPMTPKSTRIPRLESYPPFWIGLVALVMAAVVVAALLIARTAGFGYTSYHAEFAQAAQLRVGDNVSVAGISVGEVKSVALAGDRVVVALRVRDDVRLGAQTRAAIKLTTLLGSRYVELRPRGEEPLQDKLIRLTYTEVPYDLQSLLADSTSTFEQVDTGRLASALTVLSEQLDGLPEALPQAMTNLQRLSGIIAARRDQIGTLLQASATLTDTLRRQQANLGQLVFQGRDLLAEIISRQQSFRQLMSSLTQLVNLLSKAVVADRPAAQKLVDDLLELSAMAAEHDDLFRNTLQTLPIPIRNLTNASGTAPALDIFPANGILIDDWMCAISGRATQFNLVEYFKDCA, encoded by the coding sequence ATGCAGGCCCACCCCATGACACCGAAGTCGACACGCATCCCGCGGCTGGAGTCCTACCCCCCGTTCTGGATCGGGCTGGTCGCGCTCGTGATGGCCGCCGTTGTGGTCGCCGCCCTGCTGATCGCGCGCACCGCAGGCTTCGGATACACCAGCTACCACGCGGAATTCGCCCAAGCCGCACAGCTGCGCGTCGGAGACAACGTCAGCGTCGCGGGCATCAGCGTTGGCGAGGTCAAGTCGGTCGCGTTGGCCGGTGACCGCGTTGTCGTCGCGCTGCGGGTGCGTGACGACGTCAGGTTGGGCGCGCAGACCCGGGCCGCGATCAAGCTGACCACGCTGCTGGGATCGCGTTACGTCGAGCTGCGACCCCGCGGCGAAGAACCGCTGCAGGACAAGCTGATCCGACTGACATACACCGAGGTGCCCTACGACCTGCAGTCGTTGCTGGCGGACTCGACGTCGACGTTCGAACAGGTGGACACCGGCCGGCTCGCGTCCGCGCTGACCGTGCTCTCCGAGCAACTCGACGGGCTGCCCGAGGCGTTGCCACAGGCCATGACGAACCTGCAGCGCCTGTCGGGGATCATTGCGGCACGCCGCGACCAGATCGGCACGCTGCTGCAGGCGAGCGCGACGCTGACCGACACCCTGCGCCGCCAGCAGGCCAACCTGGGCCAGCTGGTCTTTCAGGGCAGGGACCTGTTGGCGGAGATCATATCCCGGCAACAGTCCTTTCGGCAGCTGATGTCGTCGCTGACCCAGCTGGTCAACCTGCTGAGCAAGGCCGTGGTCGCCGACCGGCCCGCGGCCCAGAAGCTGGTGGACGACCTGCTGGAGCTCAGCGCGATGGCCGCCGAGCACGATGACCTGTTCCGAAACACCCTGCAGACCTTGCCGATTCCGATCCGCAATCTCACCAACGCCAGCGGCACGGCACCGGCCCTCGATATCTTTCCGGCGAACGGAATCCTCATCGACGACTGGATGTGCGCGATCAGCGGCCGCGCCACCCAGTTCAACCTGGTCGAGTACTTCAAGGACTGCGCATGA
- a CDS encoding MlaE family ABC transporter permease, whose translation MTPSTYRIPGTRPLVATGSAVARTVRRLGHILSFFIEALASIPMVLRHYRAEFLRLLSDVTWGNGAIVAGGGTAGVAAVLGISAGAMIGIEAYNMLGMLGMGPATGFVSSLVSTRELIPMMAALAFAMQSGCRFTAQLGAMRINEEIDALEALAIRPIPFLVSTRMLASAVAVVPLYVMCLCLGYLTAQVVVSLSGGGSTGAYLHYFSLMLSGTDIIYSVLKAVVFVWLASTIQCYFGYFAAGGPEGVGVAAGHAMRAAITTVVIVNMLLTMALWGAASGARFGG comes from the coding sequence ATGACGCCCTCGACCTATCGGATTCCCGGCACCCGCCCGCTGGTGGCCACCGGCAGCGCCGTCGCGCGGACGGTGCGACGGCTCGGCCACATCCTGTCGTTCTTCATCGAGGCGCTCGCGTCGATCCCCATGGTGTTGCGGCACTACCGAGCCGAATTTCTTCGGCTGCTCTCCGATGTCACCTGGGGTAACGGTGCGATCGTCGCGGGCGGCGGGACGGCGGGCGTCGCGGCGGTGCTCGGCATCAGCGCGGGAGCGATGATCGGCATCGAGGCCTACAACATGCTCGGCATGTTGGGAATGGGGCCGGCAACCGGTTTTGTGTCCTCGCTGGTCTCCACGCGCGAGCTCATCCCGATGATGGCCGCGCTGGCGTTCGCCATGCAGTCGGGATGTCGGTTCACCGCCCAGCTCGGCGCGATGCGCATCAACGAGGAAATCGACGCCCTCGAGGCGCTTGCCATTCGGCCCATCCCCTTCCTGGTCTCCACCCGGATGCTGGCGTCGGCGGTGGCGGTGGTGCCGCTGTACGTCATGTGCCTGTGCCTGGGATACCTGACCGCCCAGGTGGTGGTGAGCCTGTCGGGCGGCGGCTCGACGGGGGCCTACCTGCACTACTTTTCGCTGATGCTCAGCGGTACCGACATCATCTACTCGGTGCTCAAGGCGGTGGTGTTCGTCTGGCTGGCCTCGACGATCCAGTGCTACTTCGGCTACTTCGCCGCCGGCGGCCCTGAGGGCGTCGGCGTCGCCGCCGGGCACGCCATGCGCGCAGCCATCACCACCGTGGTCATCGTGAACATGCTGCTCACCATGGCGCTGTGGGGCGCCGCCTCCGGCGCGAGGTTCGGTGGTTGA
- a CDS encoding MlaD family protein: MSLRLRRWVVLGVSAVLVLSGCAAPSLDSIPLPAPSVGSESYTLTATFANALNLPLKAKVRLGGADIGQVVSMKSEDYTAVVTMQIRNGVQLPFGSTAELRTATPLGDVYVAVKPPATPGQALLADGDNLGLGSTGSAATVEAVLSSAAVLVNGGVVRNLTKLANGVGSAAGDNGDAFRDLMRQSNQLAETLSGRTEQIRTALDNTATLVDTVNSRQDSINDLLAASSPAIGAVDTRELIDLLDTTGAMSRQLSRFPSLQGTDTRSMVADINALSRAANDVVVSPDTSMLAMSRMLPPMVKATSGTAIAGRGTLAKLALGNWPDIGYLGDPQFHGPKRADWHFMVGSLKYTLFRLQERVVGQGP, encoded by the coding sequence ATGAGCCTGCGCTTGCGTCGTTGGGTTGTCCTGGGCGTCAGTGCCGTTCTGGTGCTCAGCGGTTGCGCCGCGCCGAGTCTGGACAGCATTCCGCTGCCGGCGCCCTCGGTGGGCTCGGAGTCCTACACGTTGACCGCGACGTTCGCCAACGCGCTCAACCTGCCGTTGAAGGCCAAGGTCCGCCTCGGCGGTGCCGACATCGGTCAGGTCGTGTCGATGAAGTCCGAGGACTACACCGCCGTGGTCACCATGCAGATCCGAAATGGGGTGCAGCTGCCCTTCGGTTCGACGGCCGAACTGCGCACCGCCACCCCGCTCGGCGACGTCTACGTGGCGGTGAAGCCGCCAGCGACACCGGGGCAGGCACTGCTCGCCGACGGCGACAACCTCGGGCTGGGGTCCACTGGGTCCGCGGCGACGGTCGAAGCCGTGCTGAGCTCGGCGGCCGTGCTGGTCAACGGTGGCGTCGTGCGCAACCTGACCAAGTTGGCCAACGGTGTGGGAAGTGCCGCAGGCGACAACGGCGACGCCTTCCGCGACCTTATGCGCCAATCCAACCAGCTCGCCGAGACGCTCAGCGGCCGCACTGAGCAGATCCGGACCGCGCTCGACAACACCGCGACGCTGGTCGACACGGTCAACAGCCGACAGGACAGCATCAACGATCTGCTCGCCGCGTCGTCACCGGCCATCGGTGCGGTCGACACCCGCGAGCTGATCGACCTCCTCGATACGACCGGCGCCATGTCGCGACAGCTGTCGAGGTTCCCGTCGCTTCAGGGCACTGACACCCGCAGCATGGTGGCCGATATCAACGCGCTCTCACGGGCTGCCAACGATGTGGTGGTCAGCCCGGACACCAGCATGCTCGCGATGAGCCGCATGCTGCCGCCCATGGTCAAGGCGACGTCGGGTACCGCGATCGCCGGCAGAGGCACGCTGGCGAAGCTGGCCCTCGGCAACTGGCCGGACATCGGCTATCTGGGGGACCCGCAGTTCCACGGTCCCAAACGGGCGGACTGGCACTTCATGGTCGGCAGCCTGAAGTACACCCTGTTCCGGTTGCAGGAACGCGTCGTCGGGCAGGGACCGTGA
- a CDS encoding acyl-CoA dehydrogenase: protein MGHYKSNVRDLEFNLFEALDIENTLDRGGFGDLTAADVRAALRDAAREAEGPLAEAFAYGDRNPPTFDPATHSVSLPTSFKEAVRVWQRGPWLRLGLPEAIGGIRAPATVRWAVNELLMGAQPTAFFYLNGPPLLAVLYGEGNEQQRHWAKLGMERNWAATMVLTEPDAGSDVGSGRTKAIPQPDGTWHIDGVKRFITSGDCDDMFENIAHLVLARPVGAVPGTKGLSLFLVPKYLPDLESAAPGARNGVFVTGVEHKMGLTASATCELTFGQHGTPAVGWLVGDVHNGIAQMFKVIEFARMAVGAKAIATLSTGYLNALDYAKANSPGLGDAETRRSLIMQKAYTEGMRALYLYTAAHQDAAAGPGVSDADASMARRINDLLLPVVKGMGSERSFECLSESLQILGVAGYLQDHPIEQYIRDAKIDSLYEGTTAIQAQDLFYRKIVRDEGRALGHLTKQIDEFLDDPHARPELAQGRQMLTNALADVRAMVTTMTAYYAKSPDEPQELYRVGLRSVPFLLAFGDLLVGWLLLRQAEIALIALDGDPADGDRAFYRGKVSAAIAFAKNVLPRLAAERRISEGIDLAVMNLREEAF from the coding sequence GTGGGCCACTACAAGAGCAACGTGCGGGACTTGGAGTTCAACCTCTTCGAGGCGCTCGATATCGAGAACACCTTGGACCGCGGCGGGTTCGGTGATTTGACGGCCGCCGACGTCCGCGCCGCGCTGCGCGACGCCGCCCGCGAGGCGGAGGGGCCGCTGGCTGAGGCATTCGCCTACGGTGACCGGAACCCTCCGACGTTCGACCCCGCGACCCATTCCGTCTCGCTTCCGACGTCGTTCAAGGAGGCGGTACGGGTGTGGCAACGGGGGCCTTGGTTGCGCTTGGGGCTGCCGGAGGCCATCGGCGGCATCCGCGCGCCCGCGACCGTGCGGTGGGCCGTCAACGAGCTGCTCATGGGTGCTCAGCCCACCGCATTCTTCTACTTGAACGGCCCGCCGCTATTGGCGGTCCTCTACGGCGAAGGCAATGAGCAGCAACGTCATTGGGCGAAGCTGGGGATGGAGCGCAATTGGGCCGCGACGATGGTGCTCACCGAACCCGATGCCGGCTCAGACGTCGGCTCCGGCCGCACCAAAGCCATCCCGCAGCCCGACGGCACCTGGCATATCGACGGCGTCAAGCGGTTCATCACCTCCGGTGACTGTGACGACATGTTCGAAAACATCGCCCATCTGGTGCTGGCGCGTCCGGTCGGGGCCGTGCCCGGCACCAAGGGCCTCAGCCTTTTCCTCGTGCCTAAGTACCTACCCGATCTCGAGTCCGCGGCGCCCGGTGCGAGGAACGGGGTGTTCGTCACCGGGGTCGAGCACAAGATGGGTCTGACTGCGTCGGCCACCTGCGAGCTGACGTTTGGCCAGCACGGCACGCCGGCGGTGGGTTGGCTGGTCGGCGACGTGCACAACGGCATCGCGCAGATGTTCAAGGTCATAGAATTCGCCCGAATGGCAGTGGGCGCCAAGGCAATCGCAACATTGTCGACGGGTTACTTGAATGCCTTGGACTACGCAAAGGCCAACTCGCCGGGTCTCGGTGACGCCGAGACCCGGCGGTCACTGATCATGCAGAAGGCCTATACAGAGGGCATGCGCGCGCTGTACCTCTACACCGCCGCGCACCAGGACGCGGCGGCGGGCCCGGGGGTGTCCGACGCAGACGCCAGCATGGCACGACGGATCAACGATCTGTTGCTGCCAGTCGTGAAGGGAATGGGGTCAGAGCGTTCTTTCGAGTGTCTGTCTGAGTCGCTCCAGATCCTCGGCGTCGCAGGGTATCTGCAGGATCATCCGATCGAACAGTACATCCGTGACGCCAAGATCGACTCCCTGTACGAGGGCACCACCGCGATTCAGGCGCAGGATCTGTTCTACCGCAAGATCGTCCGCGACGAGGGCAGGGCCCTCGGTCACCTCACCAAACAGATCGACGAATTCCTCGACGATCCACACGCCCGGCCCGAACTCGCCCAGGGACGGCAGATGCTCACCAACGCGCTCGCCGACGTGCGGGCCATGGTCACCACGATGACGGCCTATTACGCGAAGTCACCCGATGAACCACAGGAACTTTATCGCGTCGGGTTACGCTCGGTGCCGTTCCTGTTGGCCTTCGGAGACCTGCTGGTCGGCTGGCTGCTGTTGCGGCAGGCCGAGATTGCGTTGATCGCTCTCGACGGTGATCCGGCAGACGGTGACCGCGCCTTCTATCGCGGAAAGGTCTCCGCAGCAATTGCGTTCGCCAAGAACGTGCTACCCCGACTCGCCGCCGAACGACGGATCAGCGAGGGCATCGACCTCGCCGTGATGAACCTTCGCGAAGAAGCGTTCTAA
- a CDS encoding MlaD family protein, with protein MGNSIEPNGRGWSDRQLLIGGVVVLVAATLITGVLLAKSQGHLDRHIRVTAELVNVGDGLPERADVKFRGVLVGAVKSVQPALYGRPNIVTINLTPEAAQGIPETVTARVVPSNVFAVSSVQLVDNGDAPPLHNGAVITEDTQLPTVLFQTTIDRVRQILAATQRDGTDPPVGMINLLAEATDHRGDTLLISGARIQRILTELNRLIATNSDEPSTVSALSEMAETLSATVPGLVDSMDNAVVPMRTIAEKQAELQSLLSAGLNTSATAATAFDNHADQLIGITTHLEPVVGVLAMNHDKFLPMATRLTRLSEKAMTDAWDDEHQMFSGNFILSFTPLRTYVRADCPRYGPLEGPSCHTAPETPQKFDIPQVLLPESYEPPPDLAPPPGTPLPAEFTAPASYGGNVGPVGSDGEREQLSTILGEDVNSAQQVLLGPVARGTAVTVSPAPSDAGGR; from the coding sequence ATGGGCAACTCGATCGAACCCAACGGCCGCGGCTGGTCTGACCGCCAACTGCTGATCGGCGGTGTCGTCGTGCTGGTCGCTGCGACGTTGATCACCGGTGTGCTGTTGGCCAAGTCGCAGGGCCATCTGGATCGCCATATCCGGGTGACCGCCGAACTGGTCAACGTGGGCGACGGCTTACCCGAGCGCGCCGACGTCAAATTCCGCGGCGTGCTGGTCGGTGCGGTCAAAAGCGTGCAGCCCGCGCTCTACGGCCGGCCCAACATCGTCACGATCAACCTCACCCCTGAGGCGGCCCAGGGTATTCCGGAAACCGTCACCGCACGTGTGGTGCCCAGCAACGTCTTCGCCGTCTCCTCAGTCCAGCTGGTCGACAACGGCGACGCGCCCCCGCTGCACAACGGCGCCGTCATCACCGAAGACACCCAGCTGCCCACCGTGCTCTTCCAGACCACCATCGACCGGGTGCGCCAGATCCTGGCCGCGACCCAGCGCGACGGCACCGATCCGCCGGTCGGAATGATCAACCTGCTCGCCGAAGCCACCGATCACCGCGGCGACACGCTGTTGATTTCGGGCGCCCGGATACAGCGCATCCTCACCGAGCTGAACCGGTTGATCGCCACGAACTCCGATGAGCCGTCGACGGTTTCAGCGCTCAGCGAGATGGCTGAAACGTTGTCCGCCACTGTCCCGGGGCTCGTCGACTCCATGGACAACGCAGTGGTGCCGATGCGCACGATCGCCGAAAAGCAAGCGGAGCTGCAGAGCCTGCTGTCTGCCGGGCTGAACACTTCGGCCACCGCGGCCACCGCGTTCGACAACCACGCCGACCAGCTCATCGGAATCACCACCCACCTGGAACCGGTCGTCGGCGTACTGGCCATGAACCACGACAAGTTCTTGCCCATGGCCACCCGGCTCACCCGCCTTTCGGAGAAGGCCATGACGGATGCCTGGGACGACGAACACCAGATGTTCAGCGGCAACTTCATCCTGTCGTTCACCCCGCTGCGGACCTATGTCCGCGCTGACTGCCCGCGCTACGGCCCCCTCGAGGGACCCAGTTGCCACACCGCACCCGAGACGCCGCAGAAGTTCGACATCCCGCAGGTGCTGTTGCCCGAGAGCTACGAGCCACCGCCCGACCTAGCCCCACCGCCCGGCACGCCGCTGCCCGCAGAGTTCACCGCACCGGCGTCCTACGGCGGAAACGTCGGACCCGTCGGCAGCGACGGTGAACGCGAACAACTTTCAACGATCCTCGGCGAGGACGTGAACAGCGCCCAGCAGGTCCTGCTCGGCCCGGTTGCCCGCGGCACGGCCGTCACGGTCAGCCCTGCCCCCAGCGACGCGGGTGGCCGATGA
- a CDS encoding ABC transporter ATP-binding protein, whose amino-acid sequence MGIGIQVEGLTKSFGPQRIWEDVTLEIPPGEVSVLLGPSGTGKSVFLKSLIGLLRPERGKIIVDGTDVIQCTAKELYEIRTLFGVMFQDGALFGSMSIYDNTAFPLREHTKKKESEIRNIVMEKLELVGLAGDENKFPGEISGGMRKRAGLARSLVLDPQIILCDEPDSGLDPVRTAYLSQLLIDINAQIDCTILIVTHNINIARTVPDNMGMLFRKHLVMFGPREVLLTSDEPVVKQFLNGRRIGPIGMSEEKDESTMAEEQAMFDAGHHDGGVEEIEGVPPQIQATPGMPERQAVARRQARVREILHTLPPAAQAAIRDDLEGTHHHVGSEFADVETSRHRTVDDDAPTGAIPTAER is encoded by the coding sequence GTGGGCATTGGCATTCAGGTCGAAGGGCTGACCAAGTCCTTCGGGCCCCAGCGAATTTGGGAAGACGTCACGCTGGAAATTCCGCCGGGTGAGGTCAGCGTGCTACTGGGCCCCTCGGGTACCGGTAAATCGGTCTTTCTCAAGTCGCTGATCGGGCTGTTGCGCCCCGAGCGCGGCAAGATCATCGTCGACGGCACCGACGTCATTCAGTGCACCGCCAAGGAGCTCTACGAGATCCGCACCCTGTTCGGCGTGATGTTCCAGGACGGCGCGCTGTTCGGCTCGATGAGCATCTACGACAACACCGCTTTCCCCTTGCGTGAGCACACCAAGAAAAAGGAAAGCGAGATCCGCAACATCGTCATGGAGAAGCTCGAGTTGGTCGGTCTGGCCGGCGACGAGAACAAGTTCCCTGGCGAGATCTCCGGCGGTATGCGCAAGCGTGCCGGGCTGGCCCGCTCGCTGGTGCTCGACCCGCAGATCATCCTCTGCGACGAGCCCGACTCCGGTCTGGACCCCGTCCGTACGGCCTACCTGTCACAGCTGCTGATCGACATCAACGCCCAGATCGACTGCACGATCCTCATCGTCACGCACAACATCAACATCGCCCGCACCGTGCCCGACAACATGGGCATGCTCTTCCGCAAGCACCTGGTGATGTTCGGACCCCGCGAAGTCCTGCTGACCAGCGACGAGCCCGTGGTCAAGCAGTTCCTCAACGGCCGCCGGATCGGTCCGATCGGGATGTCGGAGGAGAAGGACGAGTCGACGATGGCCGAGGAGCAGGCCATGTTCGACGCCGGCCACCACGACGGCGGTGTCGAGGAGATCGAAGGCGTTCCGCCGCAGATCCAGGCCACACCGGGCATGCCCGAGCGCCAGGCCGTGGCACGCCGGCAGGCCCGGGTGCGCGAGATCCTGCACACCCTGCCGCCGGCCGCGCAGGCCGCGATCCGCGACGACCTCGAGGGCACCCACCACCACGTGGGCAGCGAGTTCGCCGACGTCGAGACCTCCCGGCACCGAACTGTCGACGATGACGCCCCGACGGGCGCCATCCCCACCGCCGAACGGTAA
- a CDS encoding MCE family protein produces the protein MKFRSALIGFSTFMVVAMVLTVLVYGTLRRDPDGPTDSYSALFTDVTGLGGGDDVRVAGVRVGRVDAVTLVADVAQVTFQIDSEQSIYPDTVASVMYQNIVGQRYLGLSRDRSSAPAQPLPAGSQIPLERTEPSFDVGALLNGFEPLFTLLDPTQVDRLTNAMIDAFQGDSVDVAQFVAQTAELTATFAGPDEILGDVIDNLDTIVGDLAAQDANLGGVITTAHAMVSELNSRREHLTASAGSLNRTAARIAAIGDAVYPQMSELLHREPGFVQHLAGMPDQLAFLGSNTPLVLKGLARVSGDGAYGNAYGCSVNLMGFFPGLTELVPKIVELASPGNVVKNSQKCRPTP, from the coding sequence ATGAAGTTCCGCAGCGCGTTGATCGGCTTTTCCACCTTCATGGTGGTGGCAATGGTGCTGACCGTGCTCGTCTACGGCACCCTGCGCCGCGACCCGGACGGTCCGACCGACAGCTATTCGGCGTTGTTCACCGACGTGACCGGGTTGGGCGGCGGCGACGACGTCCGTGTCGCCGGCGTGCGCGTGGGCCGCGTCGATGCGGTCACCCTGGTCGCGGACGTCGCGCAGGTCACCTTCCAGATCGACAGCGAGCAGTCGATCTACCCCGACACCGTCGCGTCGGTGATGTACCAGAACATCGTCGGCCAGCGGTATCTCGGACTGTCCCGCGACCGCAGTAGCGCCCCGGCCCAGCCGCTGCCTGCGGGCAGCCAGATCCCGTTGGAGCGCACCGAACCCTCCTTCGACGTCGGTGCGCTGCTCAACGGCTTCGAGCCGCTGTTCACGTTGCTCGATCCGACGCAGGTGGACCGGTTGACCAACGCCATGATCGACGCGTTCCAAGGTGATTCGGTCGACGTCGCCCAGTTCGTCGCCCAAACCGCCGAGCTCACCGCCACTTTCGCGGGCCCCGACGAGATCCTCGGTGACGTGATCGACAACCTCGACACCATTGTGGGCGACCTCGCCGCCCAGGACGCCAACCTCGGCGGTGTGATCACCACGGCACACGCGATGGTGTCCGAACTCAATAGCCGACGCGAGCACCTCACCGCGTCGGCCGGATCGTTGAATCGCACCGCCGCCCGGATCGCCGCGATCGGGGATGCGGTCTACCCGCAGATGTCCGAACTGCTGCACCGCGAACCCGGATTCGTCCAGCACCTCGCCGGAATGCCCGACCAGTTGGCCTTCCTCGGCTCGAACACACCGCTGGTGCTCAAGGGGTTGGCGCGGGTATCAGGCGACGGCGCGTACGGAAACGCCTACGGCTGCAGCGTGAACCTGATGGGCTTCTTCCCCGGCCTCACCGAACTGGTGCCCAAGATCGTTGAACTGGCCTCCCCGGGCAACGTTGTGAAGAACTCGCAGAAATGCAGGCCCACCCCATGA
- a CDS encoding MCE family protein: MKKLVLACVVGVLAVTAIGYLTAAKSGIASRPITVSAQFDEASGLYPGNAVEVLGMQVGTVQSVTAKGSYVEVVLSIDEDIQVPADVMAATISSSILTDRRVALSPAYTGGPVLEDHDVIPLDRTRTPVGFDRVLATIDRLMAAMNGDGHGGGPLADLVNVGAETVAGKGNDIKGALDQLSKALRMTSDGAQTKDDLTTIVTSLSALAKAASDNDATIREFGSLVRATSAVLAAENFGSGTTGRRTNEVLEAAADLLEENRDTINQAVTNGDVLLTATNDHNRELAETFDLLPLLLENVYNAIDVNNGSLRAHALVDKMMFDSQMTKEVCNLMGLRQLGCSTGTLQDYGPDFGLTYMLDSMARMGQR, encoded by the coding sequence ATGAAAAAGCTCGTCCTCGCATGCGTGGTAGGGGTGCTCGCGGTGACAGCCATCGGCTACCTCACCGCGGCCAAATCGGGCATCGCGTCGCGCCCCATCACCGTCTCGGCTCAGTTCGACGAGGCCTCCGGCCTGTACCCGGGCAACGCCGTCGAGGTGCTCGGCATGCAGGTCGGCACGGTGCAAAGTGTCACGGCCAAGGGCTCCTACGTCGAGGTGGTGCTGAGCATCGACGAGGACATCCAGGTACCCGCCGATGTGATGGCCGCGACGATCTCGAGTTCGATCCTCACCGACCGCCGGGTCGCGCTGTCCCCGGCCTACACCGGCGGGCCAGTGCTCGAGGACCACGACGTGATTCCACTCGACCGGACCCGTACACCGGTCGGCTTCGACCGCGTGCTGGCCACCATCGACAGGCTCATGGCGGCCATGAACGGCGACGGTCACGGCGGCGGGCCGCTGGCGGATCTGGTGAACGTCGGTGCCGAAACCGTTGCGGGTAAAGGGAACGACATCAAGGGCGCGCTCGATCAGCTGTCGAAGGCATTGCGGATGACCTCCGACGGAGCCCAGACCAAAGACGACCTCACCACGATCGTCACCAGCCTGAGCGCGTTGGCCAAGGCGGCGTCGGACAACGACGCGACGATCCGCGAGTTCGGTTCGCTGGTGCGTGCCACCAGCGCGGTGCTGGCCGCCGAGAACTTCGGTTCGGGCACCACCGGCCGACGCACCAACGAGGTGCTCGAGGCCGCCGCCGATCTGCTGGAGGAGAACAGAGACACGATCAACCAGGCCGTCACCAACGGCGATGTCCTGCTGACGGCGACCAACGACCACAACCGTGAACTCGCCGAGACGTTCGACCTGCTGCCGTTGTTGCTGGAAAACGTCTACAACGCGATCGATGTGAACAACGGGTCTTTACGCGCCCATGCCCTGGTCGACAAGATGATGTTCGACAGCCAGATGACCAAAGAGGTCTGCAATCTCATGGGTCTGCGCCAACTCGGTTGCAGCACCGGCACATTGCAGGACTATGGACCGGACTTCGGGTTGACCTACATGCTCGATTCCATGGCACGGATGGGTCAGCGATGA